Proteins encoded in a region of the Streptomyces sp. NBC_00258 genome:
- a CDS encoding bifunctional 5,10-methylenetetrahydrofolate dehydrogenase/5,10-methenyltetrahydrofolate cyclohydrolase — translation MSQAQLMDGTGLAGRIVEETAKRAAGLTERMGAAPCLATVLVGEDPASVTYVRMKQNRSRKAGIESRHVALPAGIPTAELVGTLTALSADPTVHGILLQHPMGHHIDERAAFEAIAPEKDVDGVTLASFSAMSFGLPGFASCTPGGIMRLLDEYDVDPAGKRAVVVGRSAILGKPVGMLLLGRDATVTYCHSRTADLSAVVREADIVVAAVGRPRLIRGEDIKPGAVVVDAGYNPGNVGDVDFDSARERASLITPVPGGVGPMTIATLLAQTVEAATRQTGA, via the coding sequence ATGTCCCAGGCCCAGCTGATGGACGGCACCGGTCTCGCCGGGCGGATCGTCGAGGAGACGGCCAAGCGGGCGGCCGGCCTCACCGAACGCATGGGGGCGGCACCCTGTCTGGCCACCGTGCTGGTGGGCGAGGACCCCGCCTCCGTCACGTACGTACGCATGAAGCAGAACCGTTCCCGCAAGGCGGGTATCGAGTCGCGGCACGTGGCTCTGCCTGCCGGGATCCCGACGGCCGAGCTGGTCGGCACGCTCACCGCGCTGTCCGCGGACCCGACCGTGCACGGGATCCTGTTGCAGCACCCGATGGGTCACCACATCGACGAGCGCGCGGCGTTCGAGGCGATCGCTCCGGAGAAGGACGTCGACGGCGTCACGCTGGCGTCGTTCTCCGCGATGAGCTTCGGTCTGCCGGGCTTCGCGTCGTGCACGCCCGGCGGGATCATGCGGCTCCTGGACGAGTACGACGTCGACCCGGCCGGCAAGCGGGCCGTCGTGGTGGGCCGCAGCGCGATCCTCGGCAAGCCGGTGGGCATGCTGCTGCTCGGACGCGACGCCACGGTGACGTACTGCCACTCGCGCACGGCCGACCTGTCGGCGGTCGTGCGGGAGGCCGACATCGTGGTGGCCGCGGTGGGGCGGCCCCGGCTGATCCGCGGCGAGGACATCAAGCCGGGCGCGGTCGTCGTCGACGCCGGTTACAACCCCGGCAACGTCGGCGACGTCGACTTCGACAGCGCACGGGAGCGGGCCTCGCTGATCACCCCCGTGCCGGGCGGGGTCGGACCGATGACGATCGCCACGCTGCTGGCCCAGACCGTCGAGGCGGCCACGCGGCAGACCGGCGCCTGA
- a CDS encoding CU044_5270 family protein — translation MADELELLRRANPVPSDDPRFGDGPLGHDAERRLNQLVGAATDERPRPGRFLPGHGGLSRLLRGPRPRRTRLVWALATAAAVAVTSLALLLAGPSTTPAVAAPRPLVVRADSTPVPLDRLAERADGAADGSSRLRKGTHVQSWSMGMSEDKPPITLPVERIVRWNADDSHTELVVATDPRRPGRPVLSEGGGGPRLVDDGHVISEQTFPPSWSDAPPESPPPHDARRLRAYLQDAQHTDTPLTTSELLDVTRLLLDTWTLGAREDAALARLLADADGLRPVGQVTDRLGRRGQAYVYDGTGFREMLIMDPVTGAVLGLESTATAAEPEYGLKAGDVMDYSAWMR, via the coding sequence ATGGCTGACGAACTCGAACTGCTGCGCCGCGCCAACCCGGTGCCGTCCGACGACCCCCGCTTCGGCGACGGACCCCTTGGCCACGATGCCGAACGCCGCCTCAACCAGCTCGTGGGGGCGGCGACCGACGAGCGCCCGAGGCCAGGCCGCTTCCTGCCAGGCCATGGCGGTCTCAGCCGGCTGCTGCGCGGCCCCCGCCCTCGCCGTACGCGTCTCGTGTGGGCCCTCGCGACGGCCGCGGCCGTCGCCGTGACCTCCCTCGCGCTCCTTCTCGCGGGACCGAGCACCACCCCCGCGGTGGCCGCGCCGCGCCCGCTCGTCGTCCGGGCCGACTCCACCCCCGTACCGCTGGACCGGCTGGCCGAGCGTGCCGACGGGGCCGCGGACGGTTCGTCCCGTCTGCGCAAGGGGACGCATGTGCAGTCGTGGAGCATGGGCATGTCGGAGGACAAGCCTCCGATCACGCTCCCCGTGGAGCGCATCGTGCGCTGGAACGCGGACGACAGCCACACGGAGTTGGTCGTCGCGACCGACCCGCGCCGTCCGGGCCGGCCGGTCCTCTCCGAGGGGGGCGGCGGCCCCCGCCTCGTCGACGACGGTCATGTCATCAGCGAGCAGACCTTCCCGCCGAGCTGGAGCGACGCCCCGCCCGAGTCGCCGCCCCCGCACGACGCCAGGCGGCTGCGCGCCTATCTGCAGGACGCGCAGCACACCGACACCCCGCTTACCACGTCCGAACTGCTGGACGTCACAAGGCTGTTGCTCGACACCTGGACCCTCGGCGCCCGTGAGGACGCGGCACTCGCCCGGCTCCTCGCGGACGCCGACGGACTGCGGCCCGTCGGCCAGGTGACCGATCGCCTGGGCCGGAGAGGCCAGGCGTACGTGTACGACGGCACCGGCTTCCGGGAGATGCTGATCATGGACCCGGTCACCGGTGCCGTCCTCGGCCTGGAGAGCACGGCCACGGCCGCCGAGCCCGAGTACGGGCTCAAGGCGGGTGACGTCATGGACTACAGCGCGTGGATGCGCTGA
- a CDS encoding RNA polymerase sigma factor, with the protein MSNDETFAAAYREHYWAVSRYVARRLDGRTSEVEEVVAEVFTVAWRRRSDLPASPLPWLYGVARNCLSNAVRGYGRRRRLVDKLGHDETAHGRQIVDSPDSEQPGAWVHDALARLAPADQEVLRLTTWEELGIDEVAVALGCGNRAAAMRLHRARRRLRAEIDSMRTTVAAGPTTPRRDTPKEQRHG; encoded by the coding sequence ATGAGCAACGACGAGACCTTCGCCGCTGCCTATCGCGAGCACTACTGGGCGGTCAGCCGGTACGTTGCGCGGCGACTGGACGGCCGGACCAGCGAAGTCGAGGAAGTGGTGGCGGAGGTCTTCACCGTCGCCTGGCGGCGCCGGTCCGACCTGCCCGCGTCCCCCCTTCCCTGGCTGTACGGCGTGGCACGCAACTGCCTGTCCAACGCGGTACGCGGCTACGGACGCCGCCGGCGACTCGTCGACAAGCTCGGTCACGACGAGACCGCGCACGGCCGGCAGATCGTGGACAGCCCCGACTCGGAGCAGCCCGGCGCCTGGGTGCACGACGCGCTGGCCCGGCTGGCACCCGCCGACCAGGAGGTCCTGCGGCTCACCACCTGGGAGGAACTCGGCATCGACGAGGTCGCCGTGGCCCTCGGCTGCGGCAACAGAGCGGCGGCGATGCGGCTGCACCGCGCCCGCCGCCGGCTCAGAGCCGAGATCGACAGCATGAGGACCACCGTGGCCGCCGGTCCCACGACGCCTCGCCGCGACACCCCGAAGGAGCAGCGCCATGGCTGA
- the ctaD gene encoding aa3-type cytochrome oxidase subunit I: MESNTVAAALAPPRAGRRPGLAAVRWLTTTDHKTIGTLYLVTSFAFFCIGGVMALFMRAELARPGTQIMSNEQFNQAFTMHGTIMLLMFATPLFAGFTNWIMPLQIGAPDVAFPRLNMFAYWLYLFGSLIAVGGFLTPQGAADFGWFAYSPLSDAVRSPGIGADMWIMGLAFSGFGTILGAVNFITTIICMRAPGMTMFRMPIFVWNVLLTAVLVLLAFPVLAAALFALEADRKFGAHIFDAANGGALLWQHLFWFFGHPEVYIIALPFFGIISEVIPVFSRKPMFGYMGLIGATIAIAGLSVTVWAHHMYVTGGVLLPFFSFMTFLIAVPTGVKFFNWIGTMWKGSLSFETPMLWATGFLITFTFGGLTGVILASPPMDFHVSDSYFVVAHFHYVVFGTVVFAMFSGFHFWWPKFTGKMLDERLGKITFWTLFIGFHGTFLVQHWLGTNGMQRRIPDYLAVEGLTVLNTVSSIFSFVLGLSLLPFFYNVWKTAKYGEKVEADDPWGYGRSLEWATSCPPPRHNFVVLPRIRSEAPAFDLHYPEIGAAAGQLPAPERVLR, translated from the coding sequence ATGGAGAGCAACACTGTCGCCGCGGCGCTCGCGCCCCCGCGTGCGGGCCGTCGCCCGGGCCTCGCCGCCGTCCGCTGGCTGACCACCACTGACCACAAGACGATCGGTACGTTGTACCTGGTCACCTCGTTCGCGTTCTTCTGCATCGGCGGCGTGATGGCGCTGTTCATGCGCGCCGAACTGGCCCGTCCCGGCACGCAGATCATGTCGAACGAGCAGTTCAACCAGGCGTTCACGATGCACGGCACGATCATGCTGCTGATGTTCGCGACACCGCTGTTCGCCGGCTTCACCAACTGGATCATGCCGCTGCAGATCGGCGCGCCCGACGTCGCGTTCCCGCGGCTGAACATGTTCGCCTACTGGCTGTACCTGTTCGGCTCGCTGATCGCGGTCGGTGGTTTCCTCACCCCGCAGGGCGCGGCCGACTTCGGCTGGTTCGCCTACAGCCCGCTGTCGGACGCGGTCCGCTCGCCGGGCATCGGCGCCGACATGTGGATCATGGGTCTGGCGTTCTCCGGCTTCGGCACCATCCTGGGCGCGGTCAACTTCATCACCACCATCATCTGCATGCGCGCGCCGGGCATGACCATGTTCCGCATGCCGATCTTCGTGTGGAACGTGCTGCTCACCGCGGTCCTCGTGCTGCTCGCCTTCCCCGTCCTTGCCGCCGCGCTGTTCGCGCTGGAGGCGGATCGGAAATTCGGCGCACACATCTTCGATGCCGCCAACGGTGGTGCCCTGTTGTGGCAGCACCTGTTCTGGTTCTTCGGGCATCCAGAGGTGTACATCATCGCGCTGCCGTTCTTCGGCATCATCAGCGAGGTCATCCCGGTCTTCTCCCGCAAGCCGATGTTCGGCTACATGGGCCTGATCGGCGCGACCATCGCCATCGCCGGCCTGTCGGTGACGGTGTGGGCGCACCACATGTACGTCACCGGCGGTGTGCTGCTGCCGTTCTTCTCCTTCATGACGTTCCTCATCGCGGTGCCGACCGGTGTGAAGTTCTTCAACTGGATCGGCACCATGTGGAAGGGGTCCCTGAGTTTCGAGACCCCGATGCTGTGGGCCACCGGCTTCCTGATCACCTTCACCTTCGGTGGTCTGACCGGTGTCATCCTGGCCTCGCCGCCGATGGACTTCCACGTCTCGGACTCCTATTTCGTGGTGGCGCACTTCCACTACGTGGTCTTCGGCACCGTGGTCTTCGCGATGTTCTCCGGCTTCCACTTCTGGTGGCCGAAGTTCACCGGCAAGATGCTCGACGAACGCCTCGGCAAGATCACCTTCTGGACGCTGTTCATCGGCTTCCACGGCACCTTCCTCGTCCAGCACTGGCTGGGCACGAACGGGATGCAGCGCCGGATTCCCGACTATCTGGCCGTGGAGGGTCTGACGGTCCTCAATACGGTGTCCAGCATCTTCTCCTTCGTTCTCGGACTGTCCCTGCTGCCGTTCTTCTACAACGTGTGGAAGACGGCGAAGTACGGCGAGAAGGTCGAGGCCGACGACCCGTGGGGTTACGGCCGTTCGCTGGAGTGGGCGACCTCCTGCCCGCCGCCGCGGCACAACTTCGTCGTCCTGCCGCGGATACGTTCCGAGGCCCCGGCGTTCGACCTGCACTATCCCGAGATCGGTGCCGCGGCCGGGCAGTTGCCTGCGCCGGAGAGGGTTCTGCGGTGA
- a CDS encoding SDR family oxidoreductase produces the protein MTTPILVTGGTGTLGSHVVPLLREACHDVRVLSRHGRPSGDGVEYVTADLLKGEGMEAALAGVETVLHLAGGPKGDDEATRNLVRAASRAEVRHLVYISVTGADAVPLGYFRAKLGAERAVADSGLPWTTLRAAQFHDLVLKMAQGMTKLPVIPVPGGLRFQPVDSRDVAARLVELTLAKPAGLVPDLTGPTVYALADLLTTYLKTQGKRRPMLPVHMPGKAGRAYRSGDNLSLKNTTIGKRTWEDFLAERVG, from the coding sequence ATGACGACTCCCATCCTGGTCACCGGCGGTACGGGCACCCTCGGCAGCCACGTCGTCCCCCTGCTGCGGGAGGCCTGCCACGACGTACGGGTCCTCAGCAGGCACGGCCGCCCGTCCGGTGACGGCGTCGAGTACGTGACCGCCGACCTGCTCAAGGGCGAGGGCATGGAGGCCGCGCTGGCCGGAGTCGAGACCGTCCTCCACCTCGCGGGCGGTCCCAAGGGCGACGACGAGGCGACCCGCAACCTCGTGCGGGCCGCGTCGCGCGCCGAGGTACGGCACCTGGTGTACATCTCGGTGACCGGCGCGGACGCGGTCCCACTGGGCTACTTCCGGGCCAAGCTGGGCGCCGAGCGTGCCGTCGCCGACTCCGGCCTGCCGTGGACGACACTGCGCGCCGCCCAGTTCCACGACCTGGTCCTGAAGATGGCTCAGGGGATGACGAAGCTGCCCGTGATCCCTGTCCCGGGCGGCCTCCGGTTCCAGCCGGTCGACTCCCGCGACGTGGCCGCCCGACTCGTGGAACTGACCCTAGCCAAGCCGGCCGGCCTGGTCCCCGACCTGACCGGCCCGACCGTCTACGCCCTGGCCGACCTGCTCACCACCTACCTGAAGACCCAAGGCAAGCGCCGCCCCATGCTCCCCGTCCACATGCCGGGAAAGGCAGGCCGCGCGTACCGGTCCGGCGACAACCTCTCCCTCAAGAACACGACGATCGGCAAGCGGACCTGGGAGGACTTCTTGGCGGAGAGGGTCGGCTGA